The Thalassotalea piscium sequence TATACTGCAAAATAAAAAAGTGCCAGCAATTTATTTGCTGGCACTTACTTTTGACTCTTAGTATTGTTTCTTGCTGTAAAGAAGAACTATGAAAAACTAGGTAGTAGACCGGTAGGTATTAACTCATTTAAATCACCTTCGCCAATAATACCTGCTGCTTCTGCGATATCAGGTGCAAAGTATCTGTCTTTATCATAGAAAGACACATATTCACGTAGTATTGCTTTTGCTTGCTCTACTTTTAGTGCGCCTTTTAATGGTGCTCTAAAGTCTAGCCCTTGTGCGGCAGCTAAGTATTCTACCGCTAAAACACCTGTTGTGTTTTCGGCCATATCAGTTAAACGACGACCAGCAAAGCACGCCATCGACACATGGTCTTCTTGGTTGGCTGATGTTGGTAAGCTGTCAACTGAAGCGGGATGCGCTAAGGTTTTATTTTCAGACGCTAAAGCTGCTGATGTTACTTGTGCGATCATAAAACCAGAGTTTACGCCGCCATTTTCAACTAAAAATGGTGGAAGTTTACTTAAGTTAGCATCAATGAGTAATGCCATACGACGCTCAGACAATGAACCAATTTCTGCAATGGCTAACGCTAAGTTGTCTGCCGCCATGGCAACAGGTTCAGCATGGAAATTACCTGCAGAAATGAAGTCACCTTCGTTTGCAAATACAAGTGGGTTGTCTGTAACACCATTGGCTTCTACGTGTAATACTTCGGCAGCTTGACGAATTTGGGTTAAACATGCACCCATTACTTGTGGCTGACAACGCAATGAGTATGGATCTTGCACTTTTTCACAGTCAATGTGCGATGAACCAATTTCTGAGTTATCATCTAAAATAGCGCGATAAGCTGTTGCCGCATCTATTTGACCTTTTTGACCGCGAACTTGATGTACACGATCATCAAATGGTGCACGACTGCCTAATGCCGCTTCAACAGACATTGACCCAATGACTACACCTGCAGCAAATAAATCTTCAGCGTAAAATAACCCTTCTAATGAAAATGCTGTTGACGCTTGTGTACCGTTTAATAATGCTAAGCCTTCTTTGGCAGCAAGAGTAATAGGTTCAAGCCCGGCAATTTTTAATCCATCAACCGCTGGAATAATGTCATCATTGTAAGAGACTTCACCTTCACCTAATAAAGGCAATACCATGTGCGATAAAGGCGCTAAATCACCAGAGGCACCCACAGAGCCTTTTTTAGGAACGCAAGGGTAAACCTCTGCGTTTAGTAGCGCTATTAACGCCTGAATAACTTCTAAACGAATGCCAGAATAACCGCGAGATAATGAATTGATTTTTAATACCATCATTAAGCGTACGGTAGCGTCTTCCATGTATTCGCCATAGCCTGCTGAGTGCGAAAGCACAATAGATCGTTGTAATAACTCTAACTCTTCTTCTTTAATGCGAGTGCTAGCTAATAAACCAAAACCTGTATTAATGCCATAAACTACTTGGTTCTTTTTAATGACATTTTGTACGGCTTCTGCACTTTTATTTATACCGTCAAAGGCACTTTCATCTAAGCTATATTCAATGCCATCAAACTTAGAAACAGCACGTAATTGTGCCAAGGTTAATTGCCCCGGTACTATATTTAACTTGTTTATATCATTCATTATTTTATTCCTCTTTTACCGTTGGCACCGTCTATCATTGGTAAGTCTAGACCTTGTTCTTTTGCGCAGTTAATTGCAATGTCATACCCTGCGTCAGCGTGGCGCATTACGCCAGTACCTGGGTCGTTCCATAGTACTCGGGCTAATCTTTTTTCAGCTGCCTCTGTGCCGTCTGCAACAATCACAACACCAGAGTGTTGGCTAAAGCCCATACCTACACCACCACCATGGTGTAAGCTTACCCACGTTGCACCACCAGAGGTTGATAATAAGGCATTAAGTAAAGGCCAGTCTGAAACAGCATCTGAACCGTCTTTCATACTTTCAGTTTCACGGTTGGGAG is a genomic window containing:
- the hutH gene encoding histidine ammonia-lyase, with the protein product MNDINKLNIVPGQLTLAQLRAVSKFDGIEYSLDESAFDGINKSAEAVQNVIKKNQVVYGINTGFGLLASTRIKEEELELLQRSIVLSHSAGYGEYMEDATVRLMMVLKINSLSRGYSGIRLEVIQALIALLNAEVYPCVPKKGSVGASGDLAPLSHMVLPLLGEGEVSYNDDIIPAVDGLKIAGLEPITLAAKEGLALLNGTQASTAFSLEGLFYAEDLFAAGVVIGSMSVEAALGSRAPFDDRVHQVRGQKGQIDAATAYRAILDDNSEIGSSHIDCEKVQDPYSLRCQPQVMGACLTQIRQAAEVLHVEANGVTDNPLVFANEGDFISAGNFHAEPVAMAADNLALAIAEIGSLSERRMALLIDANLSKLPPFLVENGGVNSGFMIAQVTSAALASENKTLAHPASVDSLPTSANQEDHVSMACFAGRRLTDMAENTTGVLAVEYLAAAQGLDFRAPLKGALKVEQAKAILREYVSFYDKDRYFAPDIAEAAGIIGEGDLNELIPTGLLPSFS